Proteins encoded together in one Chryseobacterium sp. G0201 window:
- a CDS encoding branched-chain amino acid transaminase → MYYNNETFIYFNGKFVKAKDAQTDLYGQSLHYGYSVFEGIKSYKTDNGTKIFKAEEHYDRLRRSAELMHIPFSYTTQELTDLTYKLLSLNGLSDAYIRPLVICSPNMSLSKGKESYLTLLAWEWSNGYLGDKMRIMTSSFQRPNPKAFLVEAKVGGHYVNSILACQEAKDKGYDEALVLDEKGNVAESSGANVFYEKDGVLFTPSKGNILPGITRETVFEICKELHIPVKETFFKPEEMRGADAAFFCGTAAEIVGLDSLDDIPFNKNWDDTYSCLIQEAYRNLVRGKSLKELKNELKVS, encoded by the coding sequence ATGTATTACAACAACGAAACCTTCATTTATTTTAACGGAAAATTTGTAAAAGCAAAAGATGCACAGACTGATCTTTATGGGCAGTCACTTCACTATGGTTACTCTGTATTTGAAGGAATTAAGTCCTATAAAACAGATAATGGGACAAAGATTTTTAAAGCTGAAGAACATTATGACCGTTTGCGTCGTTCCGCAGAGCTGATGCATATTCCATTTTCTTATACAACTCAGGAACTTACTGATCTCACGTATAAATTGCTATCCCTGAATGGTCTTTCTGATGCTTATATCCGACCATTGGTGATTTGCTCACCCAATATGTCTCTTTCTAAAGGGAAAGAATCTTACCTGACCTTATTAGCCTGGGAATGGAGCAACGGATATCTGGGAGATAAAATGCGCATTATGACTTCAAGCTTTCAAAGACCCAATCCGAAGGCATTTTTAGTAGAGGCTAAAGTTGGAGGGCATTATGTAAACTCAATTTTGGCCTGTCAGGAAGCCAAAGATAAAGGTTATGATGAAGCTTTGGTACTGGACGAAAAAGGAAACGTTGCAGAAAGTTCAGGAGCCAATGTTTTTTATGAAAAAGATGGCGTTTTATTTACTCCGTCAAAAGGAAATATATTACCGGGAATCACCCGAGAAACGGTTTTTGAAATATGTAAAGAATTGCATATTCCTGTTAAAGAAACCTTCTTTAAACCTGAAGAAATGAGAGGAGCCGATGCCGCATTTTTTTGTGGTACTGCAGCTGAAATTGTTGGTTTAGACTCTCTGGATGATATTCCATTTAATAAAAACTGGGATGATACCTACAGTTGTCTGATACAAGAAGCCTATAGAAATTTAGTTAGAGGAAAAAGTCTTAAAGAATTAAAAAACGAATTAAAAGTAAGCTAA